In Terriglobales bacterium, one genomic interval encodes:
- the thiC gene encoding phosphomethylpyrimidine synthase ThiC: MGNNGSKSTAVPQPRAEWIARRKAENRDGNFSQMHYARQGVVTDEMRYVAWREKLAPEAVRDEVARGRMIIPANIHHLELEPMAIGVASLCKINANIGNSAVTSNVDEELKKLHTAVHFGADTVMDLSTGGEIHQIREAILRHSPVPIGTVPIYEAISRVKRIEDLTAPIMLEVIEEQAAQGVDYMTIHAGVLIQYLPMISKRITGIVSRGGAILAQWMAHHHQQNFLYENFDAICKIFQKYDVSFSLGDGLRPGCVADASDEAQFAELRTLGELTRKAWEYDVQVMIEGPGHVSMDKIKEQVDKEVELCYEAPFYTLGPLVTDIAPGYDHITSAIGAAMIGWYGAAMLCYVTPKEHLGLPNEKDVKDGIIAYKIAAHAADIARQRPGARERDDALSFARYKFDWEKQFALSLDPETARAMHDETLPDQFYKEAAFCSMCGPKFCSMNYSSKVDEYNKQVHGLEKKDYGELLVKLTPAAK, encoded by the coding sequence ATGGGCAACAACGGATCGAAGAGCACGGCGGTGCCGCAGCCGCGCGCCGAGTGGATCGCGCGCCGCAAGGCGGAGAACCGCGACGGCAACTTCTCCCAGATGCACTACGCCCGCCAGGGCGTGGTGACCGACGAGATGCGCTATGTGGCCTGGCGCGAGAAGCTGGCCCCGGAAGCGGTGCGCGACGAGGTGGCCCGCGGCCGCATGATCATCCCCGCCAACATCCACCACCTGGAACTCGAGCCCATGGCCATCGGCGTGGCCTCGCTGTGCAAGATCAACGCCAACATCGGCAACTCCGCCGTCACCTCCAACGTCGACGAGGAGCTGAAGAAGCTGCACACCGCGGTGCACTTCGGCGCCGACACGGTGATGGACCTCTCCACCGGCGGCGAGATCCACCAGATCCGCGAGGCCATCCTGCGGCACTCGCCCGTGCCCATCGGCACCGTGCCCATCTACGAGGCCATCTCGCGGGTGAAGCGCATCGAGGACCTGACCGCGCCCATCATGCTGGAGGTCATCGAGGAGCAGGCCGCGCAGGGCGTGGACTACATGACCATCCACGCCGGGGTGCTGATCCAGTACCTGCCCATGATCTCCAAGCGCATCACCGGCATCGTCTCGCGCGGCGGCGCCATCCTGGCGCAGTGGATGGCCCACCACCACCAACAGAACTTCCTCTACGAGAACTTCGACGCCATCTGCAAGATCTTCCAGAAGTACGACGTGAGCTTCTCGCTGGGCGACGGCCTGCGTCCCGGCTGCGTGGCCGACGCCTCCGACGAGGCCCAGTTCGCCGAACTGCGCACTCTGGGCGAGCTCACCAGGAAGGCCTGGGAGTACGACGTGCAGGTGATGATCGAGGGCCCCGGCCACGTCTCCATGGACAAGATCAAGGAGCAGGTGGACAAGGAAGTGGAGCTTTGCTACGAGGCGCCCTTCTACACCCTGGGCCCCTTAGTAACCGACATCGCCCCCGGCTACGACCACATCACCTCCGCCATCGGGGCGGCCATGATCGGCTGGTACGGCGCGGCCATGCTCTGCTACGTCACGCCCAAGGAGCACCTCGGCCTGCCCAACGAGAAGGACGTGAAGGACGGCATCATCGCCTACAAGATCGCCGCCCACGCCGCCGACATCGCGCGCCAGCGTCCTGGTGCCCGCGAGCGCGACGATGCCTTGAGCTTCGCCCGCTACAAGTTCGACTGGGAGAAGCAGTTCGCACTCTCCCTCGACCCCGAGACCGCGCGCGCCATGCACGACGAGACCTTACCCGACCAGTTCTACAAGGAGGCCGCTTTCTGCTCCATGTGCGGCCCCAAGTTCTGCTCCATGAACTACTCCTCCAAGGTGGACGAGTACAACAAGCAGGTCCACGGGCTGGAGAAGAAGGACTACGGGGAACTGCTGGTCAAGCTGACGCCGGCCGCGAAATAA